From one Streptomyces sp. NBC_01478 genomic stretch:
- a CDS encoding MMPL family transporter translates to MAALARWCVRHRLAAVLLWLLAFGGVTAAAAVAGSAYSNDYEAPGTESGRATRLLKEGFPGLGGDSDTVVWRTSPGSVRAADVEQTMTDALDRIASLPGVASVVSPYDGQGTGRISADGRTAYATVTFAHQAEGIDKSEAQAVVRAAKAVETDGLQVELGGGAIALTESSSGHTAEIVGVAVAALVLFLAFGSLAASLLPIGTALVSVGTAYAAIVLLGHAMTVADFAPMLGMLIGLGVGIDYALFIVTRHRRGLKRGLSVTEAVTNAVVTTGRAVVFAGATVCIALLGMLILRLGFLNGVAIAASLTVVLTVAASVTLLPALLSFIGPRALSRRERRRLAEHGPQPELPTGLAARWSAFVERHPKLLGALALVVITVLALPTLALHLGTSDQGNDPQSSTTRQAYDLLAEGFGPGVNGPLTLVTKIDGAEDRLTLDNLDATLRTTDGIASVTPVTYDAGGSTGYFSVVPDSAPQSQKTSDLVDRLRTEVLPRAETGTSLDIHVGGVTASYDDFADVIVGKLPLFVGVVISLGCVLLLLAFRSIGIPLKAAAMNVAAVAAAFGVVVAIFQWGWGSEFLGLGRAGPIEPFLPVIMVSVLFGLSMDYQVFLVSRMYEEWLETGDNRRAVRVGLAETSRVINSAAVIMISVFLAFVLSGDRVIAMFGIALAAAVALDAFVLRTLLVPALMHLLGGANWWLPRGLDRVLPRISIEPPECRAAHERLAAATDAEVADVLAKEREQDVRDIPG, encoded by the coding sequence GTGGCAGCCCTCGCCCGCTGGTGTGTTCGGCACCGCCTCGCCGCCGTCCTGCTGTGGCTCCTCGCGTTCGGCGGGGTCACCGCGGCCGCCGCGGTCGCCGGCTCGGCGTACTCGAACGACTACGAAGCCCCCGGTACGGAGTCGGGCCGTGCGACGCGGTTGCTCAAGGAGGGGTTTCCGGGTCTCGGCGGCGACAGCGACACCGTGGTCTGGCGCACCTCACCCGGTTCCGTCCGCGCCGCCGACGTCGAACAGACCATGACCGACGCCCTGGACAGGATCGCGAGCCTGCCCGGGGTCGCCTCCGTGGTCAGCCCCTACGACGGGCAGGGCACCGGCCGGATCAGCGCCGACGGGCGGACCGCGTACGCCACCGTCACCTTCGCTCACCAGGCCGAGGGCATCGACAAGTCCGAGGCGCAGGCGGTCGTCCGTGCCGCCAAGGCCGTCGAGACCGACGGACTCCAGGTCGAACTGGGCGGCGGCGCCATCGCGCTCACCGAGTCGTCGAGCGGGCACACCGCCGAGATCGTCGGGGTCGCCGTCGCGGCTCTCGTGCTGTTCCTCGCCTTCGGATCGCTCGCCGCCTCGCTGCTGCCCATCGGCACCGCCCTGGTGAGCGTCGGCACCGCGTACGCGGCGATCGTGCTCCTGGGGCACGCGATGACCGTCGCCGACTTCGCGCCCATGCTCGGCATGCTGATCGGGCTCGGTGTCGGCATCGACTACGCGCTGTTCATCGTGACCCGGCACCGGCGCGGGCTGAAACGCGGACTGTCCGTCACGGAGGCGGTCACCAACGCGGTCGTCACCACCGGGCGCGCGGTCGTCTTCGCGGGCGCCACCGTGTGCATCGCCCTCCTGGGGATGCTGATCCTGCGGCTCGGCTTCCTCAACGGGGTAGCGATCGCCGCCTCGTTGACGGTGGTGCTCACCGTCGCGGCCTCCGTGACGCTCCTCCCGGCCCTGCTGTCCTTCATCGGCCCGCGCGCCCTCAGCCGCCGCGAACGCCGCCGACTGGCGGAGCACGGGCCCCAGCCGGAGCTGCCCACCGGCCTCGCCGCCCGCTGGTCCGCGTTCGTCGAGCGCCACCCGAAACTCCTCGGCGCCCTCGCCCTGGTCGTCATCACCGTCCTCGCGCTGCCCACGCTCGCGCTCCACCTGGGCACCTCCGACCAGGGCAACGACCCCCAGTCGTCGACCACCCGCCAGGCCTACGACCTCCTCGCGGAGGGCTTCGGCCCCGGCGTCAACGGCCCCCTCACCCTCGTCACGAAGATCGACGGCGCCGAGGACAGGCTCACCCTCGACAACCTCGACGCCACCCTGCGCACCACCGACGGCATCGCCTCCGTGACCCCGGTGACCTACGACGCCGGCGGCTCCACCGGGTACTTCTCGGTCGTCCCGGACTCGGCACCGCAGTCCCAGAAGACCAGCGACCTCGTCGACCGGCTGCGCACCGAGGTACTGCCAAGGGCCGAGACGGGCACCTCGCTCGACATCCACGTCGGCGGGGTGACGGCGAGCTACGACGACTTCGCGGACGTCATCGTCGGCAAGCTCCCGCTGTTCGTCGGGGTCGTCATCTCGCTCGGCTGTGTGCTGCTCCTGCTCGCCTTCCGGTCGATCGGCATCCCGCTCAAGGCCGCGGCGATGAACGTCGCCGCCGTGGCAGCCGCCTTCGGAGTCGTCGTCGCGATCTTCCAGTGGGGCTGGGGGAGCGAGTTCCTGGGCCTCGGGCGGGCCGGGCCGATCGAGCCCTTCCTCCCCGTGATCATGGTGTCCGTCCTCTTCGGCCTCTCGATGGACTACCAGGTCTTCCTGGTCAGCCGGATGTACGAGGAATGGCTGGAAACCGGCGACAACCGCCGGGCCGTCCGCGTCGGCCTCGCCGAGACCAGCCGGGTCATCAACTCGGCCGCCGTCATCATGATCTCGGTCTTCCTCGCCTTCGTGCTCAGCGGAGACCGCGTGATCGCCATGTTCGGCATCGCGCTGGCGGCCGCCGTCGCCCTGGACGCCTTTGTTCTCCGTACGTTGCTGGTGCCCGCCCTCATGCACCTGCTGGGCGGCGCCAACTGGTGGCTGCCGCGCGGCCTGGACCGCGTCCTGCCCCGCATCAGCATCGAGCCCCCCGAGTGCCGCGCCGCCCATGAGAGGCTGGCCGCCGCGACGGACGCCGAGGTGGCGGACGTCCTGGCGAAGGAGCGGGAGCAGGATGTACGCGATATCCCTGGGTGA
- a CDS encoding SAM-dependent methyltransferase, with amino-acid sequence MPDTEPNVRLTDRLTHPRYPRSNTYDARWTIENQMGPHALWLLEWLAPALGLDTLRPGARVLDLGCGRAMTSVFLAKEYDLQVTAADLWVKPDENAVRIAEAGVADRVLPMHVEAHDLPFAEGTFDAIVSIDAYQYFGTADLYLPTLTRLLKPGGRIGVVMPALREELAGDEAPEHLKSFWDPGFWAFHSPAWWRRHWTRGGTVEVEAADWLPDGWKDWLLWSEVCAEESPYEWMARMARESVELVKADQGQLLGFARVVGRRVV; translated from the coding sequence ATGCCCGACACCGAACCGAACGTCCGCCTGACCGACCGTCTGACCCACCCCCGCTACCCGCGCAGCAACACCTACGACGCCCGCTGGACCATCGAGAACCAGATGGGCCCGCACGCGCTGTGGCTGCTGGAATGGCTGGCACCCGCCCTCGGCCTCGACACCCTGCGCCCCGGCGCGCGCGTGCTCGACCTGGGCTGCGGGCGCGCCATGACCTCCGTCTTCCTCGCCAAGGAGTACGACCTCCAGGTCACCGCCGCCGACCTGTGGGTGAAGCCCGACGAGAACGCCGTACGGATCGCCGAGGCGGGCGTCGCGGACCGCGTGCTGCCCATGCATGTGGAGGCGCACGACCTGCCCTTCGCGGAGGGCACGTTCGACGCGATCGTGTCGATCGACGCCTACCAGTACTTCGGCACCGCCGACCTGTATCTGCCCACGCTGACACGGTTGTTGAAGCCCGGGGGCCGGATCGGCGTCGTCATGCCCGCGCTCCGGGAGGAGTTGGCGGGCGACGAAGCGCCGGAGCATCTGAAGTCCTTCTGGGACCCCGGTTTCTGGGCCTTCCACTCCCCCGCCTGGTGGCGCCGCCACTGGACGCGCGGCGGGACCGTGGAGGTCGAGGCCGCCGACTGGCTGCCCGACGGCTGGAAGGACTGGCTGCTGTGGAGCGAGGTGTGCGCCGAGGAGAGTCCCTACGAGTGGATGGCGCGGATGGCCCGTGAGTCGGTGGAACTGGTGAAGGCCGACCAGGGGCAACTCCTCGGCTTCGCCCGGGTCGTGGGCCGCCGGGTGGTGTAA
- the gatB gene encoding Asp-tRNA(Asn)/Glu-tRNA(Gln) amidotransferase subunit GatB, which yields MTTTTDLESYEDALASYDPVMGLEVHVELGTKTKMFCGCSTELGAEPNSQTCPTCLGMPGALPVVNAIGVESAIKIGLALNCEIAEWCRFARKNYFYPDMPKNFQTSQYDEPIAFNGYLDVQLEDGETFRVQIERAHMEEDTGKSLHVGGATGRIHGASHSLLDYNRAGIPLIEIVTKPIEGAGERAPEVAKAYVAELRELIRALGVSEARMEQGQMRCDVNLSLRPHGREKFGTRSETKNVNSLRSVERAARYEIQRHAAVLNSGGTIIQETRHFHEDTGSTTSGRVKEEAEDYRYFPEPDLVPVAPSREWVEEIRAELPEQPLARRNRLSEEWGITAFDMQSILNAGAIDSIVATIDAGADAASARKWWMGELARSANESGKALDELPITPEQVARVTALVNSGDLNDKLARQVIEGVLAGEGTPDEVVEKRGLKVVSDDGALTTAVQEAIAGNPGIADKIRGGKVAAAGALVGAVMKATRGQADAARVKELILEQLGVSEG from the coding sequence GTGACCACCACGACCGACCTGGAGTCGTACGAGGACGCTCTCGCGTCGTACGACCCCGTCATGGGCCTTGAGGTCCATGTCGAACTCGGCACCAAGACCAAGATGTTCTGCGGCTGTTCGACCGAACTGGGCGCCGAACCGAACTCGCAGACCTGCCCGACCTGCCTCGGCATGCCCGGCGCGCTCCCGGTCGTCAACGCGATCGGCGTCGAGTCCGCGATCAAGATCGGCCTCGCGCTGAACTGCGAGATCGCCGAGTGGTGCCGCTTCGCCCGGAAGAACTACTTCTATCCGGACATGCCGAAGAACTTCCAGACCTCCCAGTACGACGAGCCGATCGCCTTCAACGGCTATCTGGACGTCCAGTTGGAGGACGGCGAGACCTTCCGGGTGCAGATCGAGCGCGCCCACATGGAGGAGGACACCGGCAAGTCGCTGCACGTCGGCGGCGCGACGGGCCGTATCCACGGCGCCTCGCACTCGCTGCTCGACTACAACCGCGCCGGCATCCCGCTCATCGAGATCGTCACCAAGCCGATCGAGGGTGCGGGGGAGCGCGCTCCCGAGGTCGCGAAGGCGTACGTCGCCGAGCTGCGCGAGCTGATCCGGGCGCTCGGTGTCTCCGAGGCCCGCATGGAGCAGGGGCAGATGCGCTGCGACGTGAACCTGTCGCTGCGTCCGCACGGCCGCGAGAAGTTCGGCACCCGCAGCGAGACGAAGAACGTCAACTCGCTGCGCTCCGTGGAGCGTGCCGCCCGCTACGAGATCCAGCGCCACGCCGCGGTGCTGAACTCCGGCGGCACGATCATCCAGGAGACCCGCCACTTCCACGAGGACACCGGGTCGACGACCTCGGGCCGCGTGAAGGAGGAGGCGGAGGACTACCGGTACTTCCCCGAGCCGGACCTCGTTCCGGTGGCCCCCTCGCGCGAGTGGGTCGAGGAGATCCGCGCCGAGCTGCCCGAGCAGCCGCTGGCCCGCCGCAACCGGCTGAGCGAGGAGTGGGGGATCACCGCGTTCGACATGCAGTCGATCCTCAACGCCGGTGCCATCGACTCGATCGTCGCGACGATCGACGCCGGTGCCGACGCGGCCTCCGCGCGCAAGTGGTGGATGGGTGAACTGGCGCGCAGCGCCAACGAGTCCGGCAAGGCGCTCGACGAGCTGCCCATCACGCCGGAGCAGGTCGCCCGCGTCACCGCGCTGGTCAACTCCGGTGACCTGAACGACAAGTTGGCCCGCCAGGTCATCGAAGGCGTCCTCGCCGGCGAGGGCACCCCGGACGAGGTCGTCGAGAAGCGCGGTCTGAAGGTCGTCTCCGACGACGGCGCCCTCACCACCGCCGTCCAGGAGGCCATCGCCGGCAACCCGGGCATCGCCGACAAGATCCGCGGCGGCAAGGTCGCGGCGGCCGGCGCCCTGGTCGGCGCGGTCATGAAGGCCACCCGCGGCCAGGCCGACGCGGCCCGCGTCAAGGAGCTCATCCTGGAGCAACTGGGCGTCAGCGAAGGCTGA
- a CDS encoding GNAT family N-acetyltransferase, translating into MYAISLGDDGAELRPLEPWHAEEFLAHLDRGREFIGQFISFGSKETDVDSARAMLQRYADLRAADSASLHGIWLDGKLVGGVLFLNFHADQGNCEVGCWLEPAAAGHGLITRAIRILIDFAIEQRGIHRVEWHAAAGNEKSLNVARRMGMTRDGILRRSHPHGGLRHDIEVWSVLAPEWREARARASHADL; encoded by the coding sequence ATGTACGCGATATCCCTGGGTGACGACGGGGCCGAACTGCGTCCCCTGGAGCCGTGGCACGCCGAGGAGTTCCTCGCCCACCTGGACCGCGGCCGGGAGTTCATCGGACAGTTCATCTCCTTCGGGTCCAAGGAGACGGACGTCGACTCCGCGCGGGCCATGCTCCAGCGCTACGCCGACCTGCGCGCCGCCGACAGCGCGTCCCTGCACGGCATCTGGCTGGACGGCAAGCTCGTGGGCGGGGTCCTCTTCCTGAACTTCCACGCCGACCAGGGCAACTGCGAGGTCGGCTGCTGGCTGGAACCCGCCGCTGCCGGGCACGGACTGATCACGCGCGCGATACGGATCCTCATCGACTTCGCGATCGAACAGCGCGGCATCCACCGGGTCGAATGGCATGCCGCCGCGGGCAATGAGAAGAGCCTGAATGTTGCCCGCCGCATGGGCATGACCAGGGACGGGATCCTCCGCCGGTCACACCCCCACGGGGGCCTGCGGCACGACATCGAGGTGTGGTCCGTGCTCGCACCCGAGTGGCGCGAGGCACGCGCGCGTGCCTCGCACGCCGATCTTTAA
- the gatA gene encoding Asp-tRNA(Asn)/Glu-tRNA(Gln) amidotransferase subunit GatA — translation MTDHSSIIRLTAAETAANIASGVLTAVEVTEAHLARIEEVDAKVHAFLHVDREGALAQARAVDAKRARGEQLGPLAGVPLALKDIFTTEGIPTTVGSKILEGWIPPYDATVTKRLKAADVVILGKTNMDEFAMGSSTENSAYGPTGNPWDLTKIPGGSGGGSSAALASFQAPLAIGTDTGGSIRQPAAVTGTVGVKPTYGAVSRYGMVAFSSSLDQGGPCARTVLDAALLHEVIAGHDPLDSTSIDAPVPPVVEAARNGSVQGMRVGVVKQFRGEGYQAGVIQRFDEAVAVLKELGAEIVELDCPSFDLALSAYYLIAPSECSSNLARFDGLRYGLRTGDDGTHSAEEVTSITREAGFGPEVKRRIMLGTYALSSGYYDAYYGSAQKVRTLITRDFEKSFESVDVIVSPTTPTTAFPIGERADDPMAMYLADLCTIPTNLAGNSAMSLPCGLAPEDGLPVGLQIIAPALKDDRLYKVGAAVEAAFVEKWGHPLLEEAPSL, via the coding sequence ATGACGGACCACAGCAGCATCATCCGGCTCACCGCCGCCGAGACCGCCGCGAACATCGCGTCCGGCGTCCTCACGGCCGTCGAGGTCACCGAGGCCCACCTCGCCCGTATCGAGGAGGTCGACGCGAAGGTGCACGCCTTCCTGCACGTCGACCGCGAGGGCGCCCTCGCGCAGGCCCGCGCCGTCGACGCGAAGCGGGCCAGGGGCGAGCAGCTCGGCCCGCTCGCCGGCGTCCCGCTCGCGCTCAAGGACATCTTCACCACCGAGGGCATCCCGACCACGGTCGGTTCCAAGATCCTCGAGGGCTGGATCCCGCCGTACGACGCGACGGTCACCAAGCGGCTGAAGGCCGCCGACGTGGTCATCCTCGGCAAGACCAACATGGACGAGTTCGCCATGGGGTCCTCCACCGAGAACAGCGCGTACGGGCCGACCGGCAACCCCTGGGATCTGACCAAGATCCCCGGCGGCTCCGGTGGCGGTTCCTCCGCCGCGCTCGCCTCCTTCCAGGCGCCGCTCGCGATCGGCACCGACACCGGCGGCTCGATCCGCCAGCCGGCCGCCGTCACCGGCACGGTCGGCGTCAAGCCGACGTACGGCGCGGTCTCCCGCTACGGCATGGTCGCCTTCTCCAGCTCCCTGGACCAGGGCGGCCCGTGCGCCCGTACGGTCCTGGACGCGGCGCTGCTGCACGAGGTCATCGCCGGACACGACCCGCTCGACTCGACGTCCATCGACGCCCCGGTCCCGCCGGTCGTCGAGGCCGCCCGCAACGGCAGCGTGCAGGGCATGCGCGTCGGCGTCGTCAAGCAGTTCCGCGGCGAGGGCTACCAGGCCGGCGTCATCCAGCGCTTCGACGAGGCCGTGGCCGTACTGAAGGAACTGGGCGCCGAGATCGTCGAGTTGGACTGCCCGTCCTTCGACCTCGCCCTGTCGGCGTACTACCTCATCGCGCCCTCCGAGTGCTCCTCCAACCTCGCCCGCTTCGACGGCCTGCGCTACGGCCTCCGTACCGGCGACGACGGCACCCACTCGGCCGAAGAGGTCACCTCGATCACCCGTGAGGCGGGCTTCGGCCCCGAGGTGAAGCGCCGCATCATGCTCGGGACGTACGCGCTGAGCTCCGGCTACTACGACGCGTACTACGGCAGCGCCCAGAAGGTCCGTACGCTCATCACCCGCGACTTCGAGAAGTCGTTCGAGAGCGTCGACGTGATCGTGTCGCCGACGACGCCGACCACCGCCTTCCCGATCGGCGAGCGTGCCGACGACCCGATGGCGATGTACCTCGCGGACCTGTGCACCATCCCGACCAACCTGGCGGGCAACTCGGCCATGTCGCTGCCCTGCGGCCTCGCGCCCGAGGACGGCCTCCCGGTCGGGCTGCAGATCATCGCCCCGGCGCTGAAGGACGACCGGCTTTACAAGGTCGGCGCCGCCGTAGAGGCCGCCTTCGTGGAAAAGTGGGGCCACCCGCTGCTTGAGGAGGCACCGTCGCTGTGA